Part of the Rubidibacter lacunae KORDI 51-2 genome is shown below.
TGAAAACTGGCGCTACACCATCGAGGTCCGGCAAAATAGAAACCAGGACGACGAGGAGGTGCTGATGAACTTGTCACCCGCATACTTACGATGGCGTGAAGAGAACCGACAAGAGGCGCGTCAGGAAGGTCGCCAAGAAGGTCGCCAAGAAGGTCTCCAGGAAGGTCGCCGAGAAGGTCGTCAGGCAAACGCGCGAGCAAGCGTAGAGAATCTCATGCGGTTGCGTTACGGCACCCTTGACGACGAATTAGCTCGGGCGGCTACCGCGATCGCGCAGCTTCCAGAGACCGAGCAAGCGCGAGCCCTACTGGCGATCGCCACGCAGACGCGCGACGAGTTCCTGGCACGCTTCAGACGCTAAGCACAATTGCTCGGCACAAGCCCTAATGCCTCACACCCTGGTCGAAGTCCGCATTCTACTGCCACCAGCAGTAGCGCGAACCCCTGGGGGAAGGGGACCAAGCGATCGCACTATCGCCGCCGCCACTCCCACGGCGGCAAGTCCCTCTCAGCAAACACGCCGAGGTTTTGCGATCGCGCCTACGACTCTGCCTCGACAATCTCAGCGCGCTGGGGCAGTTTCCCGAATAGCGCTCGTGGTGCCAGTCCATTCCGGTGGGCAACAACTGAGCGTTAACCGATTCATCCCCAAGGAAAATCTTCGCGACAGTCCGTTCGGATCGGTCCTGCTCGACCTGAGCGATCGCGACCTCCGCCCCGTCAGGCAACAGCGATCTCAGATAGTCCCGCTACGCCACACCGAGGGGCTAGTCTATCTCGGGAGCGTCAATCCCGCAGTACCGTGTCTTCAGCTCCAGCGACCCGCTCG
Proteins encoded:
- a CDS encoding thermonuclease family protein, yielding MAQVEQDRSERTVAKIFLGDESVNAQLLPTGMDWHHERYSGNCPSALRLSRQSRRRDRKTSACLLRGTCRRGSGGGDSAIAWSPSPRGSRYCWWQ